The Triticum aestivum cultivar Chinese Spring chromosome 3A, IWGSC CS RefSeq v2.1, whole genome shotgun sequence genome includes a region encoding these proteins:
- the LOC123060140 gene encoding uncharacterized protein codes for MLRLRCCVLTQLLSSPPPSPASQLRRLISAAAPAISPNPTNFAVEDYLVETCGLARPQALEASAKLSHLKSPANPDAVLAFLAGLGLSGADVASIVAKDPLFLCAKVERTLAPVVAGLTGLGLSRSEIARLVSLSRDRFRRMSTVSNVQYYLGLFGSFENLLRAVSRGLCLLSANLETVVKPNVAFLQECGLGDSDIAKLCVTQPCLLASNLERVREVVALAEGIGVPRGCRMFRHALNAVARLSKEKIAAKVDYLKTTFRWSDAEVRIVVSKFPFVLISSDQMVQSKSEFLISEAGLEPAYIAHRPALLLYSLEGRIKPRYYVLKFLKENGLLRHDRDYYNAVMLAEKVFMEKFICPHKEAAPHLTKDYDAACKGEMPTNFRFT; via the coding sequence atgctccGGCTCCGGTGTTGCGTCCTCACCCAGCTCCTCTCTTCTCCACCCCCGTCTCCCGCCTCCCAGCTCCGCCGCCTCATCTCTGCCGCAGCGCCCGCCATCTCCCCGAACCCTACCAACTTCGCCGTAGAGGACTACCTCGTCGAAACCTGCGGCCTCGCCCGGCCCCAGGCACTCGAGGCCTCCGCCAAGCTCTCCCACCTCAAGTCCCCCGCCAATCCCGACGCCGtcctcgccttcctcgccggcctcggcctctccggcgccgacgtCGCCTCCATCGTCGCCAAGGACCCGCTGTTCCTCTGCGCCAAAGTGGAGAGGACCCTGGCCCCCGTCGTCGCGGGGCTCACCGGCCTCGGCCTGTCGCGCTCCGAGATCGCGCGCCTCGTCTCGCTCTCCCGTGACAGATTCCGCCGTATGTCCACCGTCTCCAATGTGCAGTACTACCTGGGCTTATTCGGCTCCTTCGAGAACCTCCTCCGTGCTGTCAGCCGTGGCTTATGCCTTCTCTCGGCCAACCTCGAGACGGTGGTCAAGCCCAATGTCGCGTTCCTGCAGGAGTGCGGGCTAGGTGACTCCGACATTGCCAAGTTGTGCGTCACCCAGCCATGTCTGCTCGCCTCCAACTTGGAGCGCGTCCGGGAAGTGGTGGCACTTGCTGAAGGTATAGGTGTGCCTCGTGGCTGTAGGATGTTCAGACACGCATTGAATGCTGTTGCACGCCTCAGCAAGGAGAAGATCGCTGCCAAAGTGGATTACTTGAAGACGACGTTTAGGTGGTCGGATGCTGAGGTCCGCATTGTTGTGTCCAAGTTTCCATTTGTGCTGATAAGTTCTGACCAGATGGTGCAGAGCAAGTCAGAGTTCCTGATCTCTGAGGCGGGGTTGGAACCGGCATACATCGCTCATCGGCCGGCATTGCTCTTGTACAGCCTGGAGGGCCGGATCAAACCCCGGTACTATGTTCTAAAGTTTCTTAAGGAAAATGGATTGCTTCGTCATGACCGAGATTACTATAATGCAGTCATGCTGGCAGAGAAGGTATTCATGGAGAAGTTCATATGCCCTCATAAGGAAGCTGCGCCGCACCTCACAAAAGACTATGATGCCGCTTGCAAAGGGGAAATGCCGACTAATTTCAGATTCACATGA